In Hydractinia symbiolongicarpus strain clone_291-10 chromosome 13, HSymV2.1, whole genome shotgun sequence, a single genomic region encodes these proteins:
- the LOC130623275 gene encoding tigger transposable element-derived protein 4-like: protein MSSVAGSKRRIDNKSCKIKYKALKALEKGTAPKDVAKEFKIPPSTLSTWKKNKEKIYKQFNNGQTSKRSKPEKFKDVNKAVHKWLLMMRSENIPISGPMLKEKALEFAEALGVESFQASQGWMAKWKTRYGVSFKTIAGESRSVTEEMTAPWSETTLPTILSRYPLEDIFNADEFGLFFQCLPNKTLHMKGDKCYGGKHSKVRLTGLAAGNALGERLPMFVIGKSANPRCFKGVKTLPCRCRSQKKSWMSGELFEEWVRELDRKFSVSKRKIALIIDNCTAHPHVENLEWVELIFLPPNTTSRTQPMDQGIIRALKAKYRSLAVRKLIKALDEEKSTPKFSILAAMYMLRKAWDDVSNKTFTNCFRKSGISQKDAERAINEDYDPFKSLTSEVEEDPIPTLDAELSYIKRRFPDHIDPDLSTEDFVDFDIEVSTSHGRLKTADIIAEITGTQDEELEEVDEEDKEEEDKITRPTAEQVRTAINVLEDLSIFSHFGEEMIASLRDLNRNIAKDFDMSCKQTVITDFFSK, encoded by the exons ATGTCGTCTGTGGCAGGATCAAAGCGCCGAATTGACAATAAGTCGTGCAAAATCAAGTACAAAGCTCTTAAAGCGTTGGAAAAGGGTACTGCGCCAAAGGATGTGGCAAAAGAGTTCAAAATTCCTCCAAGCACCCTGtcaacttggaaaaaaaataaagaaaagatttaCAAGCAGTTTAACAACGGGCAAACATCGAAGAGATCAAAGCCAGAAAAATTCAAAGATGTGAACAAAGCTGTTCATAAATGGTTACTTATGATGAGGAGTGAGAATATCCCAATCAGTGGCCCGATGCTGAAAGAGAAAGCTCTTGAGTTTGCCGAAGCGTTGGGTGTCGAGTCATTTCAAGCTTCTCAGGGGTGGATGGCTAAATGGAAAACCAG GTATGGAGTATCCTTCAAAACCATCGCTGGAGAATCACGGTCCGTCACTGAGGAAATGACAGCGCCATGGTCGGAGACAACATTACCAACCATTCTCTCCCGCTATCCTCTGGAAGACATTTTTAACGCCGACGAATTTGGGCTTTTCTTTCAATGCCTTCCCAATAAAACTTTGCATATGAAAGGTGATAAGTGTTATGGAGGAAAACACAGCAAAGTTAGACTTACTGGTTTAGCTGCTGGTAATGCCTTGGGGGAACGATTGCCAATGTTTGTAATCGGCAAGTCCGCCAACCCTCGTTGCTTTAAAGGTGTCAAAACACTACCCTGTCGATGCCGTTCGCAAAAGAAGAGTTGGATGTCTGGAGAGCTGTTCGAAGAGTGGGTACGCGAGCTTGATCGAAAATTCTCTGTCTCTAAGCGAAAAATTGCTTTGATTATTGACAATTGTACCGCACATCCTCATGTTGAAAACCTGGAATGGGTAGAATTGATCTTTCTTCCTCCAAATACCACGTCCCGAACCCAACCTATGGACCAAGGAATTATCCGCGCCCTGAAAGCAAAATATCGATCGCTAGCAGTGCGGAAATTGATAAAAGCCTTGGACGAGGAAAAATCGACTCCGAAGTTCTCGATTCTTGCAGCTATGTACATGCTAAGGAAAGCATGGGATGATGTTTCCAACAAAACATTCACCAATTGCTTTCGAAAATCAGGAATTTCCCAAAAGGATGCAGAAAGAGCGATCAACGAAGATTACGacccttttaaaagtttaaccaGCGAAGTAGAAGAAGACCCAATTCCAACCCTCGATGCTGAACTCTCTTACATAAAACGAAGGTTTCCTGACCACATTGATCCTGACTTATCAACTGAAGATTTCGTTGATTTTGACATTGAAGTCAGTACATCCCATGGGCGTCTGAAGActgctgacatcattgctgaGATCACTGGGACTCAAGACGAAGAATTAGAAGAGGTCGACGAAGAAGACAAGGAGGAAGAAGATAAGATCACAAGACCGACGGCCGAGCAAGTGCGTACAGCTATCAACGTCCTCGAAGACTTgagtattttttcacattttggagaaGAAATGATAGCTTCCCTGAGGGACTTGAATCGTAATATCGCCAAAGATTTTGATATGAGTTGTAAGCAAACAGTTATCACCGACTTCTtttctaaataa
- the LOC130623274 gene encoding uncharacterized protein LOC130623274 produces MLGLLIPVLNERIPNELRMIISRNFGEEKWSVEKMLFFINNELQARERCTVTAKGKGQTPSENYKKGGISTADCLLTLDRKKCVFCHDSHSPSRCSKVTNVQTRSQIMKKEGRCFLCLQHGHISKNCCLNYICNRCGRRHHISLCMKEKRAERKDKDNNGSEENPSNETNANHISQENKGILLQTAKAFVSKERESRNIQTRFMFDSETIRKEKLIINTFGHSNSQSRELPVVKLYVKTADRSSTVPIEAIAVPNICAPLSNQNAKYYADNYEHLKRLKLADFLNGETRLNVHVLIGLDHYYSFITGEVVRDPRGGPIAINSKLGWILSGGEQSKANESSCMEVHACRVDTENTILRDELNKFWQIESIGDGENENVLSSFKQTLEFNGERYVTELPFRPDHDKLSDNFAVSKQRLDSLVNKRLRNEPDLAVQYNDVFADYESKQIIEKVPESEIACENAHYLPHHPVVRQDKSTTKVRPVFDGSCAVHKPSLNDILYSGPNLLAKVFDILLRFRTNYVALVADIQQAFLNIEIAEKDRNYLRFLWKENPTENDSKLIIYRFLRVVFGLTCSPFLLNGTIQHHLETYEIICPEITDVLKDDLYVDNLTTGTDTVTEGKKLYEISKQIMKEGGFNLRKWATNNNELQTFIDKIENVNSEPNSDKTVNPKVLGIEWDIDRDILVYRFDELLKRAKELFPTKRNILRISASFYDPLGLIAPITTKVKVLFQKCCQHKSDWDDPLQGELLKQWRDILNDFANLQTFEIPRYLFCEPRHEIQSIELHGFCDSSTIAYAAVIYAKIRTNLGVSVSLVTAKTKVAPLKPHSVPRLELLGCALLAKLMSHVLNAINGRLKVDRFFGWSDSEVALCWLKGKLKQWKPWVENRVVYVRSFIPSESWFHVSTIHNPSDIPTRPDKIGDFNSNLWLNGPEFLSDSSFVPPEFHVNKHSFDVLSEEKKSHITTNISHSTHHCHSQLHDIIDETKFSSLKKLITAIGYVYRFANKLLNRIQKRDLSVCNDRELSTQEYKSAFDILITNNQRKLRNNQNYFNKLSSALKLFEDEKGDLRVKGRFGEKKKLSYDERYPLILSSDSHFTKLLVEDAHEKTFHQGVEATLNMLRMKFWIPKGRRTIKSILRQCIVCRRYQGKPIKSPPTPDLPEYRYCASRAFEHVGFDHAGPLYIRTENRNTTKVYVLILTCATTRAVHFELSPDLKTPAFIRAFKRFQSRRGTPATVVHDNFKTFKSNHVKRFMRHESIETNPILPKSPWWGGFYERIVRSMKTALRKTIGKALLTFEELETVLCQVEASINSRPLTYQSEDDLGQTITPLHLIYGSNIVGAECVPMNDTDQCSKRLLYVQRVLDDQWRRFYRTYLNELRQHHFYRKDGRETPDLKLNDVVVVKDDNQLPRSRWPLGKVTELIYGKDGFIRGAKIRVNTKKGLVSTITRPIKKLIPLEIANETENEVEKVEKSELEKPAEDTLNEDEQQRRPTRKAAVEGQLMRKLREEYL; encoded by the exons ATGCTGGGTTTATTGATTCCGGTTCTGAACGAAAGAATTCCCAACGAATTACGAATGATTATTTCTAGAAACTTTGGAGAGGAGAAGTGGTCCGTTGAAAAGATgctgttttttatcaataacGAACTGCAAGCTCGAGAGAGGTGCACTGTAACCGCGAAAGGCAAGGGACAAACTCCCAGTGAAAATTACAAGAAAGGAGGAATTTCTACCGCAGACTGCTTATTGACTTTGGacagaaaaaaatgtgttttctgtCACGATTCTCACTCTCCGTCGAGGTGTTCAAAAGTTACCAACGTACAAACACGTTCGCAAATTATGAAAAAGGAAGGGCGTTGCTTTTTATGCTTGCAGCATGGACACATTTCAAAGAACTGTTGTTTAAATTACATATGCAATAGATGTGGAAGACGTCACCACATCTCTTTGTGTATGAAAGAAAAACGTGCCGAAAGAAAAGATAAAGACAACAATGGCTCGGAGGAAAACCCTTCTAACGAAACCAACGCGAATCACATCAGCCAAGAAAACAAAGGAATTCTTTTGCAGACGGCTAAAGCTTTTGTTTCGAAAGAAAGGGAGAGCAGGAACATACAAACGAGATTCATGTTTGATTCAG AAACAATTCGAAAGGagaaattaattattaacaCTTTTGGCCATAGCAACAGCCAATCGAGAGAGCTACCCGTTGTTAAGTTGTATGTAAAAACCGCTGACCGCTCATCTACCGTACCCATCGAAGCCATTGCCGTACCAAACATTTGCGCTCCTCTCTCAAATCAGAATGCGAAATATTACGCTGATAATTACGAACACTTGAAGCGGTTGAAATTAGCAGATTTTTTAAATGGTGAAACGAGACTGAATGTTCACGTTCTGATTGGTTTAGACCATTATTATTCATTCATTACCGGCGAAGTTGTTCGAGATCCGAGAGGCGGTCCTATCGCTATCAATTCCAAACTTGGCTGGATTTTGTCCGGAGGTGAACAGTCGAAAGCGAACGAATCAAGCTGCATGGAAGTCCACGCCTGCCGTGTTGATACCGAAAACACAATTCTTCGTGACGAGTTGAACAAGTTTTGGCAAATTGAGTCGATCGGTGACGGAGAAAACGAAAACGTATTATCTTCTTTTAAACAAACTCTTGAATTCAACGGTGAACGCTACGTGACCGAATTACCATTTCGTCCTGATCATGATAAACTTTCCGATAATTTTGCAGTTTCGAAACAACGCTTAGATTCTCTTGTTAACAAACGATTACGAAATGAACCTGATTTAGCTGTGCAATACAACGACGTTTTTGCAGACTACGAATCGAAACAGATTATAGAAAAAGTTCCAGAAAGTGAGATAGCTTGCGAAAATGCTCACTACCTTCCGCATCATCCGGTTGTACGCCAAGATAAAAGTACAACGAAAGTTCGTCCTGTTTTTGATGGATCTTGTGCCGTTCACAAACCATCCCTCAATGACATTTTGTACTCTGGTCCTAATTTACTTGCTAAGGTGTTTGACATTCTGCTGAGATTCCGTACGAACTACGTCGCTTTAGTTGCTGATATTCAACAAGCCTTCTTGAATATTGAAATCGCTGAGAAAGACCGTAATTATCTTCGTTTTTTGTGGAAAGAAAACCCTACCGAGAACGATTCAAAGCTCATTATCTATCGATTTCTGCGTGTCGTGTTTGGGTTAACGTGCAGTCCGTTTTTACTCAATGGGACAATCCAACACCACTTGGAGACTTACGAAATTATCTGCCCCGAAATTACTGATGTTTTGAAGGATGACTTGTACGTCGATAACCTAACAACCGGTACCGATACCGTAACTGAAGGCAAGAAACTTTACGAAATTAGTAAACAAATCATGAAAGAAGGAGGGTTCAATTTGCGAAAATGGGCTACTAATAACAATGAATTACAAACTTTTATCGATAAAATTGAGAACGTGAATTCTGAACCGAATAGCGACAAAACTGTTAACCCCAAAGTATTAGGGATCGAGTGGGACATCGACAGAGATATTCTAGTGTACCGATTTGACGAGTTATTGAAACGAGCGAAAGAACTGTTTccaacaaaaagaaacattttacgTATATCTGCTTCATTTTATGACCCGTTGGGCCTGATCGCACCAATCACCACCAAAGTAAAGGTTCTTTTCCAGAAATGTTGTCAACACAAGTCCGACTGGGATGATCCACTGCAAGGGGAACTGCTTAAACAATGGAGAGATATATTGAACGATTTTGCGAATTTACAAACTTTTGAGATACCACGTTATTTATTCTGTGAACCGCGTCATGAAATTCAATCAATTGAACTGCATGGATTTTGTGATAGCTCGACGATTGCCTACGCTGCTGTGATTTATGCAAAAATACGAACTAACCTTGGCGTAAGTGTTTCGCTAGTGACTGCTAAAACGAAAGTTGCGCCCCTAAAGCCGCATTCTGTTCCACGTTTAGAATTGCTAGGATGTGCTCTCTTAGCAAAGTTGATGAGCCATGTGCTTAATGCGATCAATGGTAGATTGAAAGTTGATCGTTTTTTCGGTTGGTCAGATTCGGAAGTTGCCCTTTGTTGGCTAAAAGGCAAATTGAAGCAGTGGAAGCCATGGGTAGAAAACAGAGTTGTTTATGTTCGATCATTCATTCCATCGGAATCATGGTTTCACGTTTCCACCATTCATAACCCCAGTGATATACCTACCAGACCAGACAAAATTGGTGACTTCAATTCAAATTTGTGGTTAAACGGTCCTGAATTTCTGTCTGATTCCAGCTTTGTTCCACCTGAGTTTCATGTCAACAAACATTCATTCGATGTTTTGTCAGAAGAGAAGAAAAGTCATATCACTACTAACATtagtcattccactcatcaTTGTCATTCGCAGTTACATGATATTATAGACGAGACTAAGTTTAGCTCACTGAAAAAGCTTATAACTGCCATTGGATATGTTTACAGATTTGCGAATAAATTGTTAAATCGAATTCAAAAAAGAGACTTATCAGTATGCAACGATCGTGAACTGTCGACTCAAGAATACAAAAGtgcatttgatattttgattaCAAACAATCAACGAAAACTTCGAAACAACCAAAACTACTTCAACAAACTTTCGTCCGCCCTGAAGTTGTTTGAAGATGAGAAAGGAGATTTACGTGTTAAAGGACGTTTTGGTGAGAAAAAAAAGCTTTCATATGACGAAAGGTATCCGTTGATTCTTTCGAGTGATTCACATTTTACAAAACTTCTGGTTGAAGATGCCcacgaaaaaacatttcatcaaGGCGTAGAAGCGACACTCAACATGTTACGAATGAAGTTTTGGATTCCGAAAGGTAGACGCACAATCAAATCCATTTTACGACAGTGCATTGTTTGTCGACGATACCAAGGCAAACCTATTAAATCACCACCGACTCCAGATCTACCAGAATACAGGTATTGCGCTTCGAGAGCTTTTGAACACGTTGGGTTTGATCATGCTGGTCCACTCTACATTCGTACCGAGAACCGAAACACGACAAAGGTATACGTATTAATACTTACATGTGCTACTACTAGAGCTGTGCACTTTGAGCTTTCACCCGATTTAAAGACGCCAGCGTTCATTAGAGCTTTCAAAAGATTTCAATCCAGAAGAGGAACGCCTGCTACGGTTGTGCATGATAactttaaaacgtttaaatctAACCATGTAAAAAGATTTATGAGACATGAGTCTATTGAAACTAACCCGATTCTCCCCAAGAGTCCTTGGTGGGGAGGATTTTATGAAAGGATCGTCAGATCAATGAAAACCGCCTTGCGTAAGACCATTGGGAAGGCACTATTGACTTTCGAAGAGCTCGAGACAGTTCTGTGCCAAGTTGAAGCATCGATTAACTCAAGACCACTTACATATCAGAGTGAGGACGATCTTGGACAGACTATCACACCTTTGCATTTGATTTACGGCTCGAACATTGTTGGTGCTGAATGTGTCCCAATGAATGATACCGACCAGTGCTCGAAACGATTACTTTATGTACAACGAGTGCTTGACGATCAGTGGCGACGATTTTATCGAACGTATTTGAACGAATTACGGCAACATCACTTCTACAGAAAGGATGGCAGAGAAACACCTGATTTAAAGTTGAACGACGTCGTGGTGGTGAAAGATGATAACCAACTGCCAAGAAGTAGATGGCCATTGGGTAAAGTTACGGAACTGATCTATGGAAAGGACGGATTTATTCGTGGTGCGAAGATTCGGGTTAACACCAAGAAAGGACTTGTTTCTACGATAACGCGTCCTATTAAAAAACTGATTCCACTTGAAATAGCAAATGAGACTGAAAACGAagttgaaaaagttgaaaaaagtgaaCTTGAAAAACCCGCTGAAGACACTCTCAATGAAGATGAGCAACAACGAAGGCCGACGAGAAAGGCTGCGGTTGAAGGACAGTTGATGCGTAAACTCCGCGAAGagtatttatag
- the LOC130624199 gene encoding uncharacterized protein LOC130624199 — MLQKKIFALLLLIIVSLILFTSNFYKNTTVITPFNRTQVISLIVGRKNEKGFNTKLVLSYSIFGKDSARKWGYLIGMVAKEAKESNLYHDWIVRIYHDKALSKEYIKNHTSKFDNLKFFDVSKIPLYGDITSIDGRVWRFFPLADDTVDIVCVRDLDSPILKREEDAVREWLTSGHIMHVMRDHVQHGTVILGGMWGFLNAMNRGLGRKIVDRVLHNAAKRTGSAEAAKSSDQTVLARHVWPLVKLDTLQHDAYLCKNYEGSVPFPTKRSDDFTFVGCVRPCIVNKGTPCDVKCRPKNHTDWTFC; from the coding sequence atgctacaaaaaaaaatttttgcactTCTTCTTCTTATCATTGTAAGCTTGATTTTGTTCACatcaaatttttacaaaaacacaaCAGTGATAACTCCTTTTAATCGCACGCAAGTAATTTCACTAATTGTTGGTAGAAAAAACGAAAAAGGATTCAATACAAAATTGGTTCTTTCCTATTCCATATTTGGTAAAGATTCGGCAAGAAAATGGGGATATCTCATTGGAATGGTTGCTAAAGAAGCAAAGGAAAGTAATTTATACCATGACTGGATAGTTCGAATTTACCACGATAAAGCACTTAGCAAAGAATATATCAAAAATCatacttctaaatttgacaatcTAAAATTTTTTGATGTTTCAAAAATACCATTGTACGGAGATATCACCTCAATCGATGGTAGAGTATGGAGATTCTTTCCATTAGCAGATGACACTGTCGATATTGTGTGCGTCAGAGATCTAGACTCGCCAATCCTAAAAAGAGAAGAAGATGCAGTAAGGGAATGGCTGACAAGTGGTCACATCATGCATGTTATGCGGGATCATGTTCAGCATGGAACTGTAATTTTAGGTGGCATGTGGGGCTTCCTAAATGCTATGAATAGAGGGTTAGGCCGCAAAATTGTCGATCGGGTTTTGCATAATGCTGCAAAAAGGACTGGAAGTGCAGAAGCTGCCAAATCTAGCGACCAAACAGTCTTAGCTAGACATGTTTGGCCATTAGTGAAATTGGATACCTTACAACACGATGCTTATCTTTGTAAGAATTACGAAGGAAGTGTACCGTTTCCAACGAAGAGATCTGATGATTTCACATTTGTTGGATGTGTTCGACCTTGCATTGTAAATAAAGGGACCCCATGTGATGTAAAATGTCGACCTAAAAATCATACGGATTGGACATTTTGCTAA
- the LOC130623273 gene encoding uncharacterized protein LOC130623273 yields MSTATTRKSARRKGLRSIASTLRERIDVIVKDFSEEKRAEIISLQTTLIDTVKQLKELDEELYGVLSAEEIETDVMEATEFYLLVNMSLATITTATGPHVSATESTRSVKKKSMRLPKIELSKFNGNPLNWPSFWDQFNSAINDNDSLNAIDKFNYLKRYVEGTALSTISGLELTNSNYENAIELLRNRFGNEQVLINAHMEALLKIESVRSMDNNN; encoded by the coding sequence ATGTCTACTGCGACTACGAGGAAGAGTGCAAGGCGAAAGGGGTTGCGGTCTATTGCGAGCACTTTGCGCGAGCGAATTGATGTCATAGTTAAGGACTTTTCGGAGGAGAAACGAgcagaaattatttctttacagaCCACTTTAATTGACACTGTTAAACAGTTAAAGGAGTTAGATGAAGAGCTATACGGTGTTTTATCGGCTGAAGAGATCGAAACCGACGTTATGGAGGCTACAGAATTTTATCTATTAGTGAACATGAGTCTCGCGACTATTACTACCGCTACCGGACCACATGTTTCAGCCACAGAATCGACACGGTCTGTTAAAAAGAAATCGATGAGACTACCCAAAATAGAACTGAGCAAATTTAATGGGAACCCTTTGAATTGGCCCTCGTTTTGGGACCAGTTTAATTCAGCCATTAATGACAATGACAGTTTGAATGCAATtgataaatttaattatttgaagaGATACGTCGAAGGAACCGCTTTATCAACTATTTCTGGGTTAGAATTGACGAACAGTAACTACGAAAATGCTATAGAGTTGCTTAGAAACCGTTTTGGCAACGAACAGGTGCTCATTAACGCGCACATGGAAGCCCTGTTGAAGATTGAGTCAGTACGATCAATGGATAACAACAATTGA